One genomic window of Actinoplanes lobatus includes the following:
- a CDS encoding CsbD family protein — MSIADKAKNKAEEMAGKAKQGIGGATGNERLSAEGQAQEMAAKAKQAGEHVKDAGRDVRDALS, encoded by the coding sequence ATGAGCATCGCCGACAAGGCCAAGAACAAGGCTGAGGAGATGGCCGGCAAGGCGAAGCAGGGCATCGGCGGGGCGACCGGCAACGAGCGCCTCTCCGCCGAGGGCCAGGCCCAGGAGATGGCCGCGAAGGCCAAGCAGGCCGGCGAGCACGTCAAGGACGCCGGCCGCGACGTCCGGGACGCCCTCAGCTAG
- the kamE gene encoding lysine 5,6-aminomutase subunit beta, whose protein sequence is MIIRPYGDTTGDGMVQISFTLPIPHDKRAEGAALQLAGKMGMDPAMLVHAKQMGDGYTFFVVYGKVNHLVDTEKVQVVERDFPLLSAKEVNAAIKRRLRRRLNVVGACIGTDAHTVGIDAILNLKGIAGEKGLEYYSELSVTNMGAQVSVPDLVETAREKKADAVLVSQVVTQRDAHLQNTRAMSAAFREALPAGRRPLLIVGGPRFDELMTGELGVDRIFSRGTTPREVASYLVHALAGSSK, encoded by the coding sequence GTGATCATCCGGCCCTATGGGGACACCACCGGCGACGGCATGGTGCAGATCTCCTTCACCCTGCCGATCCCGCACGACAAACGCGCCGAGGGCGCCGCCCTCCAGCTGGCCGGCAAGATGGGCATGGACCCGGCCATGCTGGTGCACGCCAAGCAGATGGGCGACGGCTACACCTTCTTCGTCGTGTACGGCAAGGTGAACCACCTCGTCGACACCGAGAAGGTCCAGGTGGTCGAGCGCGACTTCCCGCTCCTGAGCGCCAAGGAGGTCAACGCCGCGATCAAACGGCGGCTGCGGCGGCGGCTCAACGTGGTCGGCGCCTGCATCGGCACCGACGCGCACACCGTCGGCATCGACGCCATCCTCAACCTCAAGGGCATCGCCGGCGAGAAGGGCCTGGAGTACTACTCCGAGCTGTCGGTCACCAACATGGGCGCCCAGGTGTCGGTGCCCGACCTGGTGGAGACCGCCCGGGAGAAGAAGGCCGACGCCGTGCTGGTCTCCCAGGTGGTCACCCAGCGCGACGCGCATCTCCAGAACACCCGGGCCATGTCGGCGGCGTTCCGGGAGGCGCTGCCGGCCGGCAGACGGCCCCTGCTGATCGTCGGCGGGCCCCGGTTCGACGAGCTGATGACGGGCGAGCTGGGCGTCGACCGGATCTTCAGCCGCGGCACCACGCCCCGCGAGGTCGCCTCCTATCTCGTCCACGCCCTCGCCGGGAGCTCGAAATGA
- the kal gene encoding 3-aminobutyryl-CoA ammonia lyase, whose amino-acid sequence MITVTHRRYVPYAHAHYAGNLVDGAYSLGLFGDVATEICIRLDGDEGLFASYDDVQFKAPVRAGDMLEITGTVVKMGTRSRKIDFEVRVVCRGTEGSAAAVLGEPIVATTATGTVVVPPK is encoded by the coding sequence ATGATCACCGTGACGCACCGCCGCTACGTGCCCTACGCCCACGCCCACTACGCCGGGAACCTGGTCGACGGCGCCTACTCGCTCGGCCTGTTCGGCGACGTGGCCACCGAGATCTGCATCCGGCTGGACGGCGACGAGGGCCTCTTCGCCTCCTACGACGACGTGCAGTTCAAGGCCCCGGTGCGGGCCGGCGACATGCTGGAGATCACCGGGACCGTGGTGAAGATGGGCACCCGCTCCCGGAAGATCGACTTCGAGGTGCGGGTGGTCTGCCGCGGCACGGAGGGCTCCGCCGCCGCGGTGCTCGGCGAGCCGATCGTCGCCACCACGGCGACCGGCACCGTCGTCGTGCCACCGAAGTGA
- a CDS encoding KamA family radical SAM protein, producing MLGGIGVAETVAGQPYEYQRRELVEPDWTRFPGWRDVTAAQWQSAQWQRVNCVKNIKQLRAVLGDLVDESFYADLEDDHQRLATMSMLLPPQMLNTMVPDRAPDTASFYADPVRRYMLPVATDRHLDWPSHPHATRDSLHEHDMWVAEGLTHRYPTKVLAELLSTCPQYCGHCTRMDLVGNSTPTVDKLKLTLKPVDRYTLHLDYLKAHPGVRDVVVSGGDVANVPWKQLEAYLMGLLSVPTVRDIRLATKALMGLPQHWLQDDVVEGMHRVAVTAQRRGVNLAVHTHVNHVNSLTPLVARAVRTLLEVGVRDVRNQGVLMRGVNATVGDLLDLCFALQGEAGILPYYFYMCDMIPNAEHWRVPVWHAQQLQHDLMGYLPGYATPRIVCDVPFVGKRWVHMISDYDREHGISYWTKNYRTSIEADDSEALSKLYAYYDPIDTLPESGQDWWRKQQQA from the coding sequence ATGTTGGGAGGGATCGGCGTGGCAGAGACCGTGGCGGGACAGCCGTACGAGTACCAGCGGCGTGAGCTGGTCGAGCCGGACTGGACCCGGTTCCCCGGCTGGCGCGACGTGACCGCCGCCCAGTGGCAGTCCGCCCAGTGGCAGCGGGTCAACTGCGTCAAGAACATCAAGCAACTGCGGGCCGTGCTCGGCGATCTCGTCGACGAGTCGTTCTACGCCGACCTGGAAGACGACCACCAGCGCCTGGCGACCATGTCGATGCTGCTGCCACCGCAGATGCTCAACACCATGGTCCCGGACCGGGCGCCGGACACCGCGTCGTTCTACGCCGACCCGGTCCGGCGGTACATGCTGCCCGTCGCCACCGACCGGCACCTCGACTGGCCGTCACACCCGCACGCCACCCGCGACTCCCTGCACGAGCACGACATGTGGGTCGCCGAAGGGCTCACCCACCGCTACCCGACCAAGGTGCTGGCCGAACTGCTGTCCACCTGCCCGCAGTACTGCGGCCACTGCACCCGGATGGACCTGGTCGGCAACAGCACCCCCACCGTCGACAAGCTGAAACTGACGCTCAAGCCCGTCGACCGGTACACGCTGCACCTCGACTACCTCAAGGCCCACCCCGGGGTCCGCGACGTGGTGGTGTCCGGCGGCGACGTGGCCAACGTGCCGTGGAAGCAGCTCGAGGCGTACCTCATGGGGCTGCTGTCGGTGCCGACCGTGCGCGACATCCGGCTGGCCACCAAGGCGCTCATGGGGCTGCCACAGCACTGGCTCCAGGACGACGTGGTCGAAGGCATGCACCGGGTCGCCGTGACGGCCCAGCGACGCGGCGTCAACCTGGCCGTGCACACCCACGTCAACCACGTGAACTCGCTGACGCCACTGGTCGCGCGCGCCGTGCGTACGCTGCTCGAAGTCGGCGTGCGTGACGTGCGCAACCAGGGTGTGCTGATGCGGGGTGTCAATGCCACCGTGGGTGACCTGCTCGACCTCTGCTTCGCGCTCCAGGGCGAGGCCGGGATCCTGCCGTACTACTTCTACATGTGCGACATGATCCCCAACGCGGAGCACTGGCGGGTCCCGGTGTGGCACGCCCAGCAACTCCAGCACGACCTGATGGGCTACCTGCCGGGGTACGCGACCCCGCGAATCGTCTGCGACGTGCCGTTCGTCGGCAAGCGCTGGGTGCACATGATCTCCGACTACGACCGGGAGCACGGCATCTCCTACTGGACGAAGAACTACCGCACCTCGATCGAGGCCGACGACAGCGAGGCCCTCTCCAAGCTGTACGCCTACTACGACCCGATCGACACGCTGCCCGAGTCGGGCCAGGACTGGTGGCGCAAGCAGCAGCAGGCATGA
- the kdd gene encoding L-erythro-3,5-diaminohexanoate dehydrogenase, with protein sequence MSIGLRRVIEPAGVLPQAAWKLDADPRIAPDEVRIRVQRLNLDAASYRQLAEKHAGDGAAIRAEVLEIVGTRGKMHNPVTGSGGMLIGVVDEVGPESSLAVKPGDRVATLVSLTLTPLRITDGLTGWDGLSEQVPAEGTAILFGRSVVGVLPEDLAPELALAVYDVCGAPALTDRVVRATRAATVAVLGGAGKSGSLTLAAAKRAGARTKAVVLNEAERDALLEAGLADEIAIADARDPVAVSEAVGEPADVTVVCVDVPGCEHGAILATAAGGTVIFFSMATSFPAAALGAEGLAADVTMLVGNGFVPGHADFAVDLLRQVPAVRSLFEARIAAD encoded by the coding sequence ATGAGCATCGGGTTGCGTCGGGTGATCGAGCCGGCCGGCGTGCTGCCGCAGGCCGCGTGGAAGCTGGACGCGGACCCGCGGATCGCGCCGGACGAGGTGCGCATCCGGGTCCAGCGGCTCAACCTGGACGCCGCCAGCTACCGGCAGCTCGCCGAGAAGCACGCGGGCGACGGCGCCGCGATCCGCGCCGAGGTGCTGGAGATCGTCGGGACGCGGGGCAAGATGCACAACCCGGTGACCGGCTCGGGCGGCATGCTGATCGGCGTGGTCGACGAGGTCGGCCCGGAGTCGTCGCTGGCGGTCAAGCCGGGTGACCGGGTCGCCACGCTGGTGTCGCTGACCCTGACCCCGCTGCGGATCACCGACGGGCTGACCGGCTGGGACGGGCTGAGCGAGCAGGTGCCGGCCGAGGGCACGGCGATCCTGTTCGGCCGTTCCGTGGTCGGGGTGCTGCCCGAGGACCTGGCGCCCGAGCTGGCGCTCGCCGTCTACGACGTGTGCGGCGCCCCGGCGCTGACCGACCGGGTGGTCCGGGCGACCAGGGCGGCCACCGTGGCGGTGCTCGGCGGCGCCGGCAAGAGCGGGTCCCTCACCCTTGCCGCGGCGAAGCGCGCGGGTGCCCGTACCAAAGCCGTGGTGTTGAACGAGGCCGAGCGGGACGCGCTGCTCGAAGCCGGACTCGCCGACGAGATCGCGATCGCCGACGCCCGGGACCCGGTCGCGGTGAGCGAGGCGGTCGGGGAGCCCGCCGACGTCACCGTGGTCTGCGTGGACGTGCCCGGCTGTGAGCACGGCGCGATCCTGGCCACCGCGGCCGGCGGGACCGTGATCTTCTTCTCCATGGCGACCAGCTTCCCGGCCGCCGCGCTGGGCGCCGAGGGCCTGGCCGCGGACGTGACGATGCTGGTCGGGAACGGTTTCGTGCCGGGTCACGCCGATTTCGCGGTGGACCTGCTGCGCCAGGTTCCCGCGGTGCGCTCCCTCTTCGAGGCACGGATCGCGGCAGACTGA
- a CDS encoding glutamate mutase L — protein MTTAVCVDVGSTYTKAAKIDLDGARLIRRAEVPTTSATDVLHGLDAAVAAVGGGDELRVCSSAGGGLRLAVIGYEALVTAEAGHRVGLSAGAQVVHVAAGPMSGPDLTRLRAARPDVLLLVGGTDGGDGEVLLHNARRLAAARIRLPVVLAGNADVRDEALALLTARGVPVTPAANVLPRIGVLDPLPARAAIRDVFLRHVIGGKRLSRGRRFASLVRAATPDAVLAGVEALADRTGFGILVVDVGGATTDVYSALVPDPESETGPRRDVAGTLWRARTVEGDLGVAAGADGTRAAAVAEKLPEPGDDRELAATAAVVALRRHARGRSGLCDVRLLLGSGGVLRHGGGEQVLRAVLSDVAGGWAPPDRARTVIDEQYVLAAAGLLSADHPAVAGELLSNSIRYEM, from the coding sequence GTGACGACCGCGGTCTGCGTGGACGTCGGGTCCACGTACACCAAAGCCGCCAAGATCGATCTGGACGGCGCGCGACTGATCCGCCGCGCCGAGGTGCCGACCACCTCGGCGACCGACGTGCTGCACGGGCTGGACGCCGCCGTCGCCGCCGTGGGCGGCGGCGACGAGCTGCGCGTCTGCTCCTCCGCGGGCGGCGGGCTGCGGCTCGCCGTGATCGGGTACGAGGCACTGGTCACCGCCGAGGCCGGGCACCGCGTCGGCCTGTCCGCCGGTGCGCAGGTGGTGCACGTGGCGGCCGGACCGATGAGCGGGCCCGATCTCACCCGGCTGCGCGCCGCCCGCCCGGACGTGCTGCTGCTGGTGGGCGGCACCGACGGCGGCGACGGCGAGGTGCTGCTGCACAACGCCCGCCGCCTGGCCGCGGCCCGGATCCGGCTCCCGGTGGTCCTGGCCGGTAACGCGGACGTCCGCGACGAGGCGCTCGCCCTCCTGACCGCTCGCGGGGTGCCGGTGACCCCGGCCGCCAACGTGCTGCCGCGCATCGGCGTCCTGGACCCGCTGCCCGCCCGTGCCGCGATCCGGGACGTCTTCCTGCGTCACGTGATCGGTGGCAAACGTCTCTCCCGCGGCCGCCGGTTCGCCTCGCTGGTGCGTGCCGCCACCCCGGACGCGGTGCTCGCCGGGGTCGAGGCGCTGGCCGACCGGACCGGGTTCGGCATCCTGGTCGTCGACGTGGGCGGCGCCACCACCGACGTCTACTCGGCGCTCGTCCCCGATCCGGAGAGCGAGACCGGGCCTCGGCGGGACGTGGCCGGCACCCTGTGGCGGGCCCGCACCGTCGAGGGCGATCTGGGCGTGGCCGCCGGTGCGGACGGCACCCGGGCCGCGGCCGTGGCGGAGAAACTGCCGGAGCCGGGCGACGACCGGGAACTGGCGGCGACCGCCGCGGTGGTCGCCCTGCGCCGGCACGCGCGCGGCCGTTCGGGGCTGTGTGACGTACGTCTCCTGCTCGGTTCCGGTGGTGTGCTGCGCCATGGTGGGGGAGAGCAGGTCCTCCGCGCCGTGCTGTCCGATGTGGCCGGTGGCTGGGCGCCCCCGGACCGGGCCCGCACCGTGATCGACGAGCAGTACGTATTGGCCGCGGCCGGGCTCCTGTCGGCGGATCACCCCGCGGTCGCCGGTGAACTCCTGAGCAACTCGATCAGGTACGAGATGTGA
- a CDS encoding amidohydrolase produces MTDTPSVRYVNGRFYSAAEPRATAMVTRGDTIAWLGDSGDAPAADVTVDLDGALVTPAFVDAHVHATDTGLAFDGLDLSAVRSPGELLERVAAFAATRPAGGVVHGHGWDESTWSDQTPPTAEQLDRAAGGRKVYLSQASVHSALASSSLLPVAAGVDGYHESGWVREAAHHAVRAVSLGSLTPEQRAAAQRTALARAASMGIAAVHECGGPGTSSEADFASVLALSGQGLPQVFGYWGELGGAERARDLGAHGAAGDLYADGALGSRTASVRSPYHDGDHGCGEAFLTAEQAADHLLDCIRIGFQGGFHAIGDAAIETVLEGFAIAAKSVGVDRLREGHHRIEHVELIDKAMIARMVEFGVIASVQPVFDALWGGPDRMYAQRLGTDRALASNPIGAMHATGVALAFGSDSPVTALDPWAVVLAAAAPRNPRFRMSVRSAFAASSAGGWRAAGVQNAGVLKPGATATFAAWETPAGLADGLPALLPDVDGAEPARPVCRRTVLRGDTIFER; encoded by the coding sequence ATGACTGACACACCCTCGGTTCGCTACGTCAACGGCCGCTTCTACTCGGCCGCGGAACCCCGCGCCACCGCCATGGTCACCCGGGGCGACACGATCGCCTGGCTGGGCGACTCGGGCGACGCGCCGGCCGCCGACGTCACCGTCGACCTGGACGGCGCGCTGGTCACCCCGGCGTTCGTCGACGCGCATGTGCACGCCACCGACACCGGCCTGGCCTTCGACGGCCTGGACCTGTCGGCGGTGCGGTCGCCGGGCGAGCTGCTGGAGAGGGTGGCGGCGTTCGCGGCGACCCGCCCGGCCGGTGGGGTGGTGCACGGGCACGGCTGGGACGAGTCGACCTGGAGCGACCAGACGCCGCCGACCGCGGAGCAGCTGGACCGCGCCGCCGGCGGCCGCAAGGTGTACCTGTCGCAGGCGTCGGTGCATTCGGCGCTCGCCTCGTCGTCGCTGTTGCCGGTGGCGGCCGGGGTGGACGGCTACCACGAGTCCGGCTGGGTGCGGGAGGCCGCGCACCACGCGGTGCGGGCCGTGTCGCTCGGCTCGCTGACGCCGGAGCAGCGGGCCGCGGCGCAGCGCACCGCGCTGGCCCGGGCCGCGTCGATGGGTATCGCGGCGGTGCACGAGTGCGGCGGCCCGGGGACCTCCAGCGAGGCGGACTTCGCGTCGGTGCTGGCGCTCTCCGGGCAGGGCCTGCCGCAGGTGTTCGGCTACTGGGGCGAGCTGGGCGGCGCGGAGCGGGCGCGGGACCTGGGCGCGCACGGCGCGGCCGGCGACCTGTACGCGGACGGCGCGCTCGGTTCCCGGACGGCGTCGGTGCGGTCGCCGTACCACGACGGCGACCACGGCTGCGGCGAGGCGTTCCTGACCGCCGAGCAGGCCGCCGACCACCTGCTGGACTGCATCCGGATCGGGTTCCAGGGCGGTTTCCACGCGATCGGCGACGCCGCCATCGAGACGGTCCTGGAGGGTTTCGCGATCGCCGCGAAGAGCGTCGGCGTCGACCGGCTGCGCGAGGGTCATCACCGGATCGAGCACGTCGAGCTGATCGACAAGGCGATGATCGCCCGGATGGTCGAGTTCGGCGTGATCGCGTCGGTCCAGCCGGTCTTCGACGCGCTGTGGGGCGGCCCGGACCGGATGTACGCGCAGCGCCTCGGCACCGACCGGGCGCTGGCCAGCAACCCGATCGGGGCGATGCACGCGACCGGGGTGGCGCTGGCGTTCGGGTCGGACTCGCCGGTGACCGCGCTCGACCCGTGGGCGGTGGTGCTGGCCGCCGCGGCCCCGCGGAACCCGAGGTTCCGGATGAGCGTCCGGTCGGCGTTCGCGGCGAGCAGCGCGGGCGGCTGGCGGGCCGCCGGTGTGCAGAACGCGGGCGTGCTCAAGCCGGGCGCGACGGCGACGTTCGCGGCCTGGGAGACCCCGGCCGGGCTGGCCGACGGCCTCCCGGCCCTGCTGCCGGACGTGGACGGCGCCGAGCCGGCCCGTCCGGTCTGCCGTCGCACGGTGCTGCGCGGCGACACGATTTTCGAGAGGTAA
- the kamD gene encoding lysine 5,6-aminomutase subunit alpha, with protein MAGKLDLDATVVARARALAATAGRPVVDLARSHTTVSVERAVLRLAGVTGADPDGIPWVNRLVDAVRADVGLGHGVAVPVFHAMETTGVEDVTVLAQKAAAGSVRFTVPASPGKARQRAKRATAAGLRTIDRRRAERDRLIKRHGDPKQRPWIYLIVATGDIYEDIPQAQAAARAGADVIAVIRSTGQSLLDYVPEGATREGFAGTYATQENFRLMRAALDETSKEVGRYVRLTNYASGLCMPEIATLAGLERLDMMLNDSMYGILFRDINPIRTFVDQRFSRQIHARAGIVINTGEDNYLTTADAVEAAHTVTVSQLMNEYFAHEAGLADWQLGLGHAFEINPDLPESFRLELAHALLARELFPDAPLKWMPPTKHMTGDVFRGNLLDGFFNLAGALTGQSILLVGMMTEAVVTPWLSDRDIALQNVRYVLNGAGNLHEDFTPGPFIRGRANQVLSEAIDLLERIVDDGMLNAIADGTFGIMKRPADRGKGLDGVEKQDEDYYNPVAEAL; from the coding sequence TTGGCCGGGAAGCTGGATCTGGATGCGACTGTGGTCGCGCGGGCGAGGGCGCTCGCCGCGACCGCGGGGCGGCCGGTGGTCGACCTGGCGCGGTCGCACACGACCGTGTCGGTGGAGCGTGCGGTGCTGCGGCTGGCCGGGGTGACCGGCGCCGACCCGGACGGCATCCCGTGGGTGAACCGGCTGGTCGACGCGGTGCGTGCGGACGTCGGGCTCGGTCACGGGGTGGCCGTGCCGGTGTTCCACGCGATGGAGACGACCGGTGTGGAGGACGTGACGGTCCTGGCGCAGAAGGCCGCGGCGGGGTCGGTGCGGTTCACCGTTCCGGCGTCTCCCGGCAAGGCCCGGCAGAGGGCCAAGCGCGCCACCGCGGCCGGCCTCCGGACGATCGACCGGCGGCGGGCCGAGCGGGACCGGCTGATCAAGCGGCACGGGGACCCGAAGCAGCGCCCGTGGATCTACCTGATCGTGGCCACCGGCGACATCTACGAGGACATCCCGCAGGCCCAGGCGGCGGCGCGGGCCGGCGCGGACGTGATCGCGGTGATCCGGTCCACCGGGCAGTCGCTGCTGGACTACGTGCCGGAGGGCGCCACCCGGGAGGGGTTCGCCGGCACCTACGCCACGCAGGAGAACTTCCGGCTGATGCGGGCCGCCCTGGACGAGACGTCGAAGGAGGTCGGCCGGTACGTGCGGCTGACCAACTACGCCTCCGGCCTGTGCATGCCGGAGATCGCCACGCTGGCCGGGCTGGAGCGCCTGGACATGATGCTCAACGACTCGATGTACGGCATCCTGTTCCGCGACATCAACCCGATCCGCACCTTCGTCGACCAGCGGTTCTCCCGGCAGATCCACGCCCGTGCCGGGATCGTCATCAACACCGGCGAGGACAACTACCTGACCACCGCCGACGCCGTCGAGGCCGCGCACACGGTGACGGTGTCGCAGTTGATGAACGAGTACTTCGCCCACGAGGCGGGGCTGGCGGACTGGCAGCTGGGCCTGGGGCACGCTTTCGAGATAAATCCGGATCTGCCGGAGTCGTTCCGGCTGGAGCTGGCGCACGCGCTGCTCGCCCGTGAACTGTTCCCCGATGCGCCGCTGAAGTGGATGCCGCCGACCAAGCACATGACCGGGGACGTCTTCCGCGGCAACCTGCTCGACGGCTTCTTCAACCTGGCCGGGGCGCTCACCGGGCAGAGCATCCTGCTGGTCGGCATGATGACCGAGGCGGTCGTCACGCCCTGGCTGTCCGACCGCGACATCGCCCTCCAGAACGTCCGGTACGTCCTCAACGGCGCCGGGAACCTGCACGAGGACTTCACCCCCGGGCCGTTCATCCGCGGCCGCGCGAACCAGGTCCTGTCCGAGGCGATCGACCTGCTGGAGCGCATCGTCGACGACGGGATGCTCAACGCCATCGCGGACGGCACGTTCGGGATCATGAAACGGCCCGCGGACCGGGGCAAGGGCCTGGACGGCGTCGAGAAGCAGGACGAGGACTACTACAACCCGGTCGCGGAGGCGCTGTGA